Proteins encoded by one window of Halomonas chromatireducens:
- a CDS encoding glycerol-3-phosphate dehydrogenase/oxidase, giving the protein MQLRSSNINKLTGEVFDVLIVGGGINGAAAAAALAGKGARVALVERGDFAGSTSMHSSNLVWGGIKYMESRDFALVRKLCKSRNHLIKSYPSTVQEIRFLTTISRGFRYHPRYLWAGSWLYWLIGNGFTRIPRFLTPSAIKQGESIVDVEEAIGGFEYSDAYLHDNDARFVFNFVRGALNYGGVAVNYVESLGGKREDGLWVTQLRDVMDGRTLEVRSRVMINAAGPWVDKHNALTGQQTDYHHVYSKGIHLIVPRLTDSQRVLAFFADDGRLFFVIPMGPRTCIGTTDTRVEKPEVGVTGEDIRFVLDNINKRLTLDRPLTTDDIISTRCGVRPLAVRANGGGDRDFLQLSRKHAIDINSEEAHLSIFGGKLTDCLNVGDEVVEAVRDMGVTIPHPGYRWYGEPPAEVRQEFMHQAALMGLDAMTAPEASEPLSTRLWRRYGTHALEMLEEIREDPRQAEVLIEGTEYLRCELRHAQRREMVTRLEDFLRRRSKIALVVHESAIRDSPGLREACAILFGDQAEARFEEYFAVSRGEEAVLPTTGE; this is encoded by the coding sequence ATGCAACTGCGCAGCAGTAATATCAACAAGCTGACTGGCGAGGTCTTCGACGTCCTGATCGTCGGTGGGGGCATCAACGGTGCAGCCGCCGCGGCGGCCCTGGCTGGAAAGGGTGCCAGGGTGGCATTGGTCGAACGTGGTGACTTCGCCGGCAGCACCAGCATGCACTCCTCCAATCTGGTCTGGGGCGGCATCAAGTACATGGAGAGCCGTGATTTCGCCCTGGTTCGCAAGCTTTGCAAGAGTCGTAATCACCTGATCAAGAGCTACCCGTCGACGGTGCAGGAGATTCGTTTCCTGACCACTATTTCCAGGGGCTTTCGCTACCACCCCCGCTATCTCTGGGCCGGCAGCTGGCTCTACTGGCTGATTGGCAATGGCTTTACCCGAATTCCCCGTTTCCTGACGCCCTCTGCAATCAAGCAGGGCGAATCGATCGTTGACGTGGAAGAGGCCATCGGTGGGTTCGAGTATTCGGATGCCTATCTGCATGACAACGATGCCCGCTTCGTCTTCAACTTCGTGCGCGGGGCGCTCAATTATGGTGGCGTTGCGGTCAATTACGTCGAGTCACTGGGTGGAAAACGGGAGGACGGGCTTTGGGTCACCCAGTTGCGCGACGTAATGGATGGCAGAACGCTGGAAGTGCGCTCGCGAGTAATGATCAATGCGGCGGGACCCTGGGTAGACAAGCACAACGCCCTGACGGGGCAGCAGACGGATTATCATCACGTCTACTCCAAGGGCATTCACCTGATCGTGCCGCGACTGACCGACAGTCAGCGCGTACTGGCCTTCTTCGCCGACGATGGCCGCCTCTTCTTCGTCATCCCCATGGGGCCGAGAACCTGTATCGGTACCACCGACACCCGGGTCGAGAAGCCGGAAGTCGGTGTCACCGGGGAGGACATCCGCTTCGTCCTGGACAACATCAACAAGCGTCTTACCCTGGATAGGCCCCTGACCACCGACGATATCATCTCCACCCGCTGCGGCGTTCGCCCCCTGGCCGTGCGGGCCAACGGCGGCGGGGATCGTGATTTTCTGCAGCTTTCCCGCAAGCATGCCATCGACATCAATTCCGAGGAGGCCCACCTGAGCATTTTCGGCGGCAAGCTCACCGACTGCCTCAATGTCGGCGATGAAGTGGTCGAAGCCGTTCGTGACATGGGCGTGACGATACCTCACCCGGGCTACCGCTGGTATGGCGAGCCGCCGGCAGAAGTCCGGCAAGAGTTCATGCATCAGGCCGCGCTGATGGGGCTCGATGCCATGACGGCACCGGAGGCCTCCGAGCCATTGTCGACCCGCCTGTGGCGCCGCTACGGCACCCATGCCCTGGAGATGCTCGAGGAAATCCGCGAGGACCCGCGACAGGCTGAGGTATTGATAGAGGGAACCGAATACCTGCGTTGCGAACTGCGTCATGCGCAGCGTCGCGAAATGGTCACCCGTCTGGAGGATTTCCTGCGTCGACGCTCAAAGATCGCCCTCGTCGTGCATGAGTCGGCGATACGTGACTCGCCCGGGCTGAGAGAAGCCTGTGCGATCCTGTTCGGTGATCAGGCCGAGGCCCGGTTCGAGGAGTATTTTGCTGTCAGCCGTGGTGAAGAGGCAGTCCTGCCGACAACCGGTGAGTAA
- a CDS encoding carboxylate/amino acid/amine transporter produces MGYLIGVTALWAFSFSLIGVYLAGQVDSYFAVLVRVALAALIFLPFLRPSLLQGRQRMTLMALGAVQLGVMYIFFYQSFLLLSVPEVLLFTIFTPLYVTLLDDALFGRFTPFYLLTAALAVLGAAVIRYQGLDSGFWLGFLVVQGANLCFALGQVGYRRLSVTLPASLPRHSVFAWFYLGALLVALPAFALMGNTSAMPTTSLQWGVLAWLGLVASGVGYFLWNLGATRVDAGALAIMNNALIPAGLLVNLVIWNREADLPRLAVGGAIIVGSLFLNEWWLRRRATVAA; encoded by the coding sequence GTGGGCTATCTGATTGGCGTTACCGCACTATGGGCCTTTTCGTTCTCGCTGATCGGCGTCTACCTCGCCGGACAGGTGGACAGCTATTTCGCCGTGCTGGTGCGGGTTGCCCTGGCGGCCCTGATTTTCCTGCCCTTCCTGCGGCCGTCGCTTCTGCAGGGGCGGCAACGCATGACGCTGATGGCGCTGGGAGCCGTGCAGCTCGGCGTAATGTATATCTTCTTCTACCAGTCATTTCTGCTGTTGTCAGTGCCGGAAGTCCTGCTCTTCACCATCTTCACGCCCTTGTATGTCACGTTGTTGGACGATGCGCTGTTCGGCCGCTTCACACCGTTTTACCTGCTGACGGCGGCCCTTGCCGTGCTGGGTGCGGCGGTGATTCGCTATCAGGGTCTCGATAGCGGTTTCTGGCTCGGATTCCTGGTGGTCCAGGGCGCCAATCTCTGTTTCGCCCTGGGCCAGGTGGGTTATCGCCGTCTCTCGGTGACCTTGCCAGCATCGCTGCCGCGGCATAGTGTCTTCGCCTGGTTCTATCTCGGTGCATTGCTGGTTGCACTGCCGGCCTTTGCCCTGATGGGCAATACATCTGCCATGCCCACCACGAGCTTGCAGTGGGGCGTGCTTGCCTGGCTTGGCCTGGTGGCCTCCGGCGTTGGCTACTTCCTGTGGAACCTGGGGGCAACCCGGGTGGATGCCGGCGCCCTGGCGATCATGAATAACGCCTTGATCCCCGCGGGGCTGCTGGTCAACCTGGTGATCTGGAATCGTGAGGCCGACCTGCCGCGCCTGGCTGTCGGCGGAGCCATTATCGTCGGCTCGCTGTTTCTCAACGAGTGGTGGCTGCGCCGGCGGGCCACGGTTGCGGCTTGA
- a CDS encoding NAD(+) kinase, with translation MQTFKNIGLIGRLGSTKVVDTLKRLMHFLDERDYHVIIEDRTATVLLDHGHPEASRRTLGELCDLVIVVGGDGSLLGAARTLCHSGTLVLGVNRGRLGFLTDISPDELEERVSQVLAGQYEVEERFLLDAELYRDGIQVGSGDALNEVVLHPGKAVRMIEFELFIDGQFVYSQRSDGLIIATPTGSTAYALSGGGSIMHPKLDVIELVPMFPHTLSSRPIVIDAASEIRVHIGETNQTYPHISCDGQTRAVAKPDDVLVVKRKPQRVHLVHPPGHNFYDVLRSKLGWSNRLGD, from the coding sequence ATGCAAACCTTCAAGAACATCGGTCTGATCGGTCGCCTGGGTAGCACCAAGGTGGTCGACACCCTCAAGCGCCTGATGCACTTTCTCGACGAGCGGGATTACCATGTGATCATCGAGGATCGCACCGCTACCGTGCTGCTCGACCATGGGCATCCGGAAGCCAGTCGCCGCACCCTTGGTGAACTCTGCGATCTGGTCATCGTGGTGGGCGGCGATGGCAGCCTCCTGGGTGCGGCTCGTACGCTCTGCCATAGCGGCACACTGGTGCTGGGCGTCAACCGTGGTCGCCTGGGGTTCCTGACCGATATCTCCCCGGACGAGCTCGAGGAGCGCGTCAGTCAGGTACTGGCCGGGCAGTACGAGGTGGAAGAGCGGTTCCTGCTTGACGCCGAACTCTACCGGGATGGTATCCAGGTCGGCAGTGGCGATGCGCTCAACGAGGTCGTGCTGCATCCGGGCAAGGCGGTGCGGATGATCGAGTTCGAGCTGTTCATCGACGGCCAGTTCGTCTACAGCCAGCGCAGCGATGGCCTGATCATTGCCACGCCGACCGGGTCTACCGCTTATGCCCTTTCAGGGGGTGGCTCGATCATGCATCCCAAGCTGGACGTGATCGAGCTGGTGCCGATGTTTCCCCATACCCTTTCCAGCCGGCCGATCGTGATCGATGCCGCCAGCGAAATTCGCGTGCATATCGGCGAGACCAATCAGACCTACCCCCATATCAGCTGCGATGGCCAGACCCGTGCTGTGGCCAAGCCCGACGATGTCCTGGTCGTGAAGCGCAAGCCTCAGCGGGTTCACCTGGTGCATCCCCCGGGCCACAATTTCTACGATGTCCTGCGCAGCAAGCTGGGCTGGAGCAATCGGCTGGGGGACTGA
- a CDS encoding metallophosphoesterase, with translation MEGYDLIGDVHGCGATLGALLEKLGYHQRGGVYRHPRRRVIFLGDLIDRGPRIRLAVSIARRMVEEGEAHIVMGNHEYNALAYCHRAPRRLGREWLREHSPRHNRIIKETLDQYRDHPAEWEEALAWFLEIPLFLELPGLRVVHACWDQPLIDSLRQSHPHGQIDEAFLEASVIPGTREFRILDRLTRGTHLPLPQGVEIHSGDGFTRRSFRAHFWAREPRTWGDVIFQPDNLPGDLEARALTKEDQALLSHYGLEERPLFIGHYWCEGIPALPTANIACLDYSAVKFGRLVAYRWSGEARLDANHFVWVRGPQEEAARPRPWEIDFD, from the coding sequence ATCGAAGGCTACGATCTAATCGGTGACGTGCATGGCTGCGGCGCCACCCTGGGCGCCCTGCTGGAGAAGCTTGGCTATCACCAGCGCGGTGGCGTCTACCGTCACCCGCGACGCCGAGTGATCTTCCTGGGTGACCTGATCGACCGAGGCCCCCGCATCCGCCTGGCGGTGAGCATCGCCCGACGCATGGTGGAGGAGGGCGAGGCGCATATCGTCATGGGCAACCACGAGTACAATGCCCTGGCCTACTGCCACCGTGCTCCCCGCCGACTGGGCCGGGAGTGGCTGCGCGAGCATTCGCCGCGACATAATCGCATCATCAAGGAGACGCTGGACCAGTACCGCGATCACCCCGCCGAGTGGGAGGAGGCGCTCGCCTGGTTCCTGGAAATCCCGTTGTTCCTGGAGCTTCCCGGCCTGCGAGTGGTGCATGCCTGCTGGGACCAGCCTCTGATCGATTCGCTGAGACAGAGCCACCCGCATGGACAGATCGACGAAGCCTTCCTTGAAGCCTCGGTCATACCGGGAACCCGGGAGTTCCGAATTCTGGACAGGCTGACCCGCGGGACGCATCTGCCGCTGCCGCAAGGCGTCGAAATTCATTCGGGGGATGGCTTTACCCGGCGCAGTTTTCGCGCTCACTTCTGGGCAAGGGAGCCACGAACCTGGGGCGACGTCATCTTTCAGCCTGATAATCTGCCGGGGGATTTGGAGGCACGCGCCCTGACCAAAGAAGACCAGGCCCTGCTCAGTCACTATGGTCTGGAGGAGCGGCCGCTGTTCATTGGTCACTACTGGTGCGAGGGAATTCCGGCCCTGCCGACGGCCAACATCGCCTGCCTTGACTACAGTGCCGTGAAGTTCGGGCGGCTGGTCGCCTACCGCTGGAGCGGCGAGGCGCGGCTCGACGCCAACCATTTCGTCTGGGTTCGGGGGCCTCAGGAGGAGGCGGCAAGGCCCAGGCCATGGGAGATCGATTTCGACTGA
- a CDS encoding rhomboid family intramembrane serine protease, which translates to MYRIMLFPHDAEIGELRRALWAHRIGHRFTEEEEGQVLWLANPDQHDAMMQLLSRWQRGERLTTERRRKASGGNSLAVPFRQAPVTATALALSLLVFALMAVMGDIVVAALTIVPVGIVNGSVMFGSLGDAMASGQVWRLLSPAFLHFGWMHLIFNMLWLWYFGRQVEALQGSWRMLTILLVAGIGANLAQYATGTVLFGGMSGVDFALLGYVWLMSRRAPQSGFFVPQMLVVFMLGWMVFTMTDAAAAVGFGNVANEAHLGGLVVGLAMGWYYSGRARRL; encoded by the coding sequence ATGTACCGCATCATGCTGTTTCCCCATGATGCCGAGATCGGAGAGCTGCGCCGAGCGCTTTGGGCCCACCGGATCGGCCACCGCTTCACCGAAGAGGAGGAGGGGCAGGTATTGTGGCTGGCCAACCCCGATCAGCACGACGCCATGATGCAGCTGTTGTCGCGCTGGCAGCGGGGCGAGCGGCTCACCACCGAGCGGCGTCGGAAGGCGTCGGGCGGCAATTCGCTGGCGGTGCCATTCCGCCAGGCACCGGTCACGGCTACCGCATTGGCTCTTTCCCTGCTGGTGTTCGCGCTGATGGCGGTGATGGGCGATATCGTGGTGGCTGCATTGACCATCGTGCCTGTGGGCATTGTCAACGGTAGCGTCATGTTCGGCAGTCTGGGCGATGCCATGGCCTCGGGACAGGTATGGCGGCTGCTCTCTCCAGCCTTCCTGCATTTCGGCTGGATGCACTTGATCTTCAACATGCTGTGGCTGTGGTATTTCGGACGCCAGGTCGAGGCCCTGCAGGGCTCCTGGCGCATGCTGACGATCCTGCTGGTGGCCGGCATCGGCGCCAACCTGGCGCAGTACGCCACCGGCACGGTGCTGTTCGGCGGCATGTCCGGGGTCGACTTCGCCCTGTTGGGTTACGTCTGGCTGATGTCACGGCGAGCGCCCCAGAGCGGCTTCTTCGTGCCCCAGATGCTGGTGGTCTTCATGCTGGGCTGGATGGTTTTCACCATGACCGATGCCGCCGCCGCCGTGGGCTTCGGCAATGTGGCCAACGAGGCGCATCTTGGCGGCCTGGTCGTGGGGCTGGCCATGGGGTGGTATTATTCCGGGCGTGCCCGCCGCCTTTGA
- a CDS encoding YeaC family protein → MSDMTFERMIQQMTPAIYDSLKQAVALRKWPDGRMLTPDQTELCLEAVMRYEGENNVPEAQRVGYLEQRTCGSASSGADVPPELAGLARDATRD, encoded by the coding sequence ATGAGCGACATGACCTTCGAGCGCATGATCCAGCAGATGACCCCGGCCATCTACGATAGCCTCAAGCAGGCGGTGGCCCTGCGCAAATGGCCGGATGGCCGGATGTTGACCCCTGACCAGACCGAACTCTGTCTCGAGGCGGTGATGCGCTACGAGGGGGAGAACAACGTGCCCGAGGCGCAGCGGGTCGGCTATCTGGAGCAGCGCACCTGCGGTAGCGCCAGCTCCGGTGCCGATGTGCCGCCGGAGCTGGCTGGACTGGCCCGGGATGCCACCCGTGACTGA
- a CDS encoding DUF2797 domain-containing protein, whose amino-acid sequence MPPVTEARLIEAETTRQGCLSKMAIVPGEQGEPVRYTLRAGEQRLDLNARLGEPLRLTWTGAIACTHCGRATKKSFAQGHCYPCFKKLAQCDTCIMKPETCHFFAGTCREPEWGERHCFQPHVVYLANSSSLKVGITRGTQVPTRWLDQGAIQALPVLQVDTRQQSGFVEMLFKEEVADRTNWRAMLKGEIEPLDLCAERDRLLARLEGGLANLHERFGAEAIQVLEASPMAFDYPVLEFPRKIVSHNFDKNPVVAGTLLGLKGQYLILDSGVINLRKFTGYEVAVA is encoded by the coding sequence ATGCCACCCGTGACTGAGGCCCGCCTGATCGAGGCCGAGACAACGCGTCAGGGCTGCCTGAGCAAGATGGCTATCGTCCCCGGTGAACAGGGCGAACCGGTACGCTATACCCTGCGCGCCGGCGAGCAGCGTCTCGACCTTAATGCGCGCCTGGGCGAGCCGCTGCGGCTGACCTGGACGGGCGCCATCGCTTGCACCCATTGCGGTCGTGCGACGAAGAAGAGCTTTGCCCAGGGTCACTGCTATCCCTGCTTCAAGAAGCTGGCCCAGTGCGATACCTGCATCATGAAGCCGGAGACCTGTCATTTCTTCGCCGGCACCTGCCGCGAGCCGGAGTGGGGGGAGCGCCACTGCTTCCAGCCCCATGTGGTCTACCTGGCCAACTCCTCCAGCCTCAAGGTCGGCATCACCCGCGGCACCCAGGTACCGACCCGCTGGCTGGACCAGGGAGCGATCCAGGCCCTGCCGGTATTGCAGGTCGATACGCGACAGCAGTCGGGCTTCGTCGAGATGCTGTTCAAGGAGGAGGTGGCCGATCGCACCAACTGGCGTGCCATGCTCAAGGGCGAGATCGAGCCGCTGGATCTTTGCGCCGAGCGAGATCGGCTGCTGGCGCGCCTGGAAGGGGGGCTCGCCAACCTGCACGAGCGCTTCGGGGCCGAGGCGATTCAGGTGCTCGAGGCCTCGCCGATGGCATTCGATTACCCGGTCCTGGAATTTCCCCGCAAGATCGTCTCCCACAACTTCGACAAGAACCCCGTCGTCGCCGGCACCCTGCTGGGCCTGAAGGGGCAGTACCTGATCCTCGACAGTGGCGTGATCAACCTGCGCAAGTTCACCGGCTACGAGGTGGCGGTGGCCTGA
- a CDS encoding glutathione S-transferase family protein — protein sequence MYRLHIANKNYSSWSLRPWVLMRQLEIPFEECLTPFDPGTSWATFRSFSPSGLVPCLEDGARPIWDSLAIIEYLAERHAGVWPADDDARAWARCASSEMHAGFSALRGQCAMNCGVRMRLHEVSPKLARDLARLDELWHQGLERFGGPFLAGKAFTAVDAFFAPVAFRVQTFGLELSEPSLAYAERLLALPAMRQWYTEALAEPWREADHEAELHRSGTVLEDRREVTEESPPQAD from the coding sequence ATGTATCGCCTGCATATCGCCAACAAGAACTACTCTTCGTGGTCGCTGCGCCCCTGGGTGCTGATGCGCCAGCTCGAGATCCCCTTCGAGGAGTGCCTGACCCCCTTCGACCCCGGCACCAGCTGGGCCACGTTTCGCAGTTTCTCGCCCTCGGGCCTGGTGCCCTGCCTGGAAGATGGCGCCCGCCCGATCTGGGACTCGCTGGCCATCATCGAGTACCTGGCGGAGCGGCATGCCGGCGTATGGCCTGCCGACGACGATGCCCGGGCCTGGGCCCGCTGCGCCAGTAGCGAAATGCACGCCGGCTTCTCCGCGCTGCGTGGGCAGTGCGCCATGAACTGCGGGGTGCGGATGCGGCTGCATGAGGTGTCGCCGAAGCTGGCGCGCGACCTGGCCCGGCTCGATGAGCTCTGGCATCAGGGGCTCGAGCGCTTTGGCGGGCCCTTCCTGGCGGGGAAGGCTTTCACGGCGGTGGATGCCTTCTTCGCCCCGGTGGCATTTCGCGTGCAGACCTTCGGCCTGGAGCTGAGCGAGCCATCACTGGCCTATGCCGAGCGCCTGCTGGCACTGCCGGCCATGCGGCAATGGTACACCGAGGCACTGGCCGAGCCCTGGCGCGAAGCGGACCATGAAGCCGAGCTGCACAGGAGCGGCACCGTGCTTGAGGATCGGCGCGAGGTGACGGAAGAATCGCCGCCACAGGCCGACTGA
- a CDS encoding PA0069 family radical SAM protein codes for MPPSDQQPPRKGRGATFNPDNRFAPTHSETEDDGWWQDATPQRLATLVRDETARSALSWNRSPDLPFDRSLNPYRGCEHGCIYCYARPSHAYWDLSPGLDFETRLIARSGLVERLREELCQPSYVCRPISLSGNTDCYQPLEAERGTTRRLLEFLLECRHPVSIITKSALILRDLDLLTALAGHNLVRVMISLTSLDRDLKRTLEPRAASPTARLRTIEGLAQAGVPVGTLIAPVIPGLTDHEMERLLEAARKAGADCAGWTLLRLPHEVAPLFEEWLHAHYPERAGKVMSLMRQCRGGMTYDARYGKRMRGQGVFADLLAQRFGHACRRLGFNEPAARSAQRLDVTAFRPPRDQGDLFE; via the coding sequence ATGCCGCCATCCGACCAGCAGCCGCCACGCAAGGGGCGCGGTGCCACCTTCAATCCGGATAACCGCTTCGCCCCCACTCACAGCGAAACCGAGGACGATGGCTGGTGGCAGGACGCGACGCCTCAGCGCCTCGCCACACTGGTACGCGACGAAACCGCCCGCAGCGCCCTGTCATGGAACCGCTCCCCGGACCTGCCCTTCGACCGCTCGCTAAACCCCTACCGGGGCTGCGAGCATGGCTGCATCTACTGCTATGCCCGGCCCAGTCACGCCTACTGGGACCTCTCGCCCGGGCTCGACTTCGAAACCCGACTGATCGCCCGCAGCGGCCTGGTGGAGCGCCTGCGGGAGGAGCTATGCCAGCCGAGCTATGTCTGTCGGCCGATCAGCCTCTCCGGCAATACCGACTGCTACCAGCCACTCGAGGCCGAGCGCGGCACCACTCGCCGGCTGCTCGAATTCCTGCTCGAGTGCCGCCATCCGGTTTCGATCATTACCAAGAGCGCCCTGATCCTGCGCGATCTCGACCTGCTGACCGCGCTGGCCGGCCACAACCTGGTTCGCGTCATGATCAGCCTGACAAGCCTGGACCGTGACCTCAAACGCACCCTGGAGCCGCGAGCCGCCTCCCCCACCGCCCGGCTGCGAACCATCGAGGGACTCGCCCAGGCCGGCGTACCGGTCGGCACCCTGATCGCCCCGGTGATTCCCGGGCTCACCGACCATGAAATGGAGCGACTGCTGGAGGCGGCCCGAAAGGCCGGCGCCGACTGCGCCGGATGGACCCTGCTGCGACTTCCCCACGAGGTTGCACCGCTGTTCGAGGAGTGGCTGCATGCCCACTACCCCGAGCGGGCCGGCAAGGTGATGAGCCTGATGCGCCAGTGTCGCGGCGGCATGACCTATGACGCCCGCTACGGCAAGCGCATGCGTGGCCAAGGGGTGTTTGCCGACCTGCTGGCCCAGCGCTTCGGTCATGCCTGCCGGCGACTGGGATTCAATGAACCGGCCGCACGCTCGGCGCAGCGGCTGGATGTCACGGCCTTCCGGCCGCCCCGCGACCAGGGCGACCTGTTCGAATAA
- a CDS encoding heavy metal translocating P-type ATPase, with product MTSSTHSESRDLAEALFSVQGLWCTSCALAVEAQLERLPGVTSASLHYPSATLLVCGHAEALDESVLASAVRRIGYRLGPPEAAGDAEARLEKESRYLILRLLIAASFGMWTMIASLLIYAGALPDAGLEQVLAWVSGAFALPVVAYAGLPFYRAAWRTLRARRPGMDALVSLGTLGAVGVSLWLLYQGSAEVYFDTAVMLILLLLAGRLVETLCRHRGLRALHALHTPPADVRRRDRGRWRSCPVEVVAPGDCLCVDQGEVLPLDGVLREGEALLDLAPLTGESAPRRCLPGDAVAAGCRNLGGPLILEVTAVAGECRLDKLREQMWWQQARKGELQRLADRFAAWLSPLAVALALFTWGMALLAGVPGEEALVRALSVLVVACPCAVGLAVPLAGLAGSGQALARGVVFRDPSTFESLAGIRAAAFDKTGTLTPGEPRVLGVNVAPDVVRATLLSLAAKAARDSQHPLARALRRHLRDEGVTVTKAEAEGVTRAEELAGRGRRVRLDDGRELLLGSRSWLAEQGIRAPEYGEASSSEILLACDGRWLGSFALGEQPLPGTGETLAGLREAGLALALISGDRRGAVESLGRTLGLSAEECYPERSPEAKARLVGALPQPSLYVGDGINDVLGLATATVGIAPLGASSAAREGAGVVLMRPGIEGVASAWWLARRTRRVMRQNLVLSGLYNALALGLAASMAIPPLIAVLAMVVSSLSVMGNSARLAWHDSAGPAAEPGEAGEPLRPGGGEFAIETKRVS from the coding sequence ATGACGTCATCTACCCACAGTGAATCCCGGGACCTCGCCGAAGCACTCTTTTCAGTGCAGGGGCTCTGGTGCACCAGCTGTGCCCTTGCGGTGGAGGCGCAGTTGGAACGGCTGCCCGGCGTGACGTCCGCCAGCCTGCATTATCCCAGCGCGACCCTGCTGGTGTGCGGCCATGCCGAGGCTCTCGACGAGAGCGTCCTGGCCAGCGCGGTACGCCGCATCGGCTATCGGTTGGGACCACCGGAGGCGGCCGGCGATGCCGAGGCACGCCTCGAGAAAGAGAGCCGCTACCTCATCTTGCGGCTGCTGATCGCCGCCTCCTTCGGCATGTGGACGATGATCGCATCGCTGCTGATCTATGCGGGGGCGTTGCCCGATGCCGGACTGGAGCAGGTACTGGCCTGGGTGTCGGGGGCCTTTGCCCTGCCGGTGGTGGCCTATGCCGGGCTGCCGTTCTATCGTGCCGCCTGGCGAACCCTGCGCGCCAGGCGCCCCGGCATGGACGCGCTGGTCTCGCTGGGCACCCTGGGGGCCGTAGGGGTTTCGCTGTGGTTGCTCTATCAAGGCTCGGCAGAGGTCTACTTCGACACGGCGGTCATGCTGATCCTGCTGCTGCTGGCGGGTCGGCTGGTCGAGACCCTCTGTCGTCATCGCGGCCTGCGTGCACTGCATGCCCTGCATACGCCACCGGCTGACGTGCGACGACGGGACCGGGGCCGCTGGCGGAGCTGCCCGGTGGAGGTCGTAGCGCCGGGGGATTGTCTCTGTGTGGATCAAGGCGAGGTGCTTCCCCTGGATGGGGTGCTCAGGGAGGGGGAGGCGTTGCTCGACCTTGCGCCGCTGACCGGGGAGAGTGCGCCACGTCGTTGCCTGCCGGGTGACGCCGTGGCAGCTGGCTGTCGCAACCTGGGTGGGCCATTGATACTGGAAGTGACGGCCGTCGCCGGTGAGTGCCGACTGGACAAGCTGCGTGAGCAGATGTGGTGGCAGCAGGCGCGCAAGGGGGAGCTACAGCGCCTGGCCGACCGCTTCGCCGCCTGGCTGAGTCCGCTGGCCGTGGCGCTGGCCCTGTTCACCTGGGGCATGGCGCTGCTGGCGGGCGTGCCGGGGGAGGAAGCCCTGGTGCGGGCGCTGTCGGTACTGGTCGTGGCCTGCCCCTGCGCCGTGGGCCTGGCGGTGCCCCTGGCCGGGCTGGCGGGCAGTGGTCAGGCACTCGCCCGGGGCGTGGTGTTTCGCGACCCGAGCACCTTCGAGAGCCTGGCGGGCATCCGGGCCGCGGCGTTCGACAAGACCGGTACCCTGACGCCCGGGGAGCCGAGGGTGCTCGGCGTCAACGTGGCACCCGATGTCGTACGGGCGACGCTGCTGTCGCTCGCGGCCAAGGCGGCCCGGGATAGCCAGCATCCGCTGGCAAGGGCGTTGCGACGTCATCTGCGTGATGAAGGCGTGACCGTGACAAAGGCGGAGGCGGAGGGCGTCACCCGGGCGGAGGAGCTGGCCGGACGTGGGCGACGGGTTCGACTCGATGATGGCCGTGAGCTGCTGCTGGGCAGTCGTTCGTGGCTGGCGGAGCAGGGCATTCGTGCGCCTGAATACGGCGAGGCGTCGAGCAGCGAGATACTGCTGGCCTGCGATGGCCGCTGGCTGGGGAGTTTTGCCCTGGGGGAGCAGCCGTTACCCGGCACCGGCGAGACGCTGGCAGGGCTGCGTGAAGCCGGCCTGGCCCTGGCTCTGATCAGCGGCGATCGGCGAGGTGCCGTCGAAAGCCTTGGCAGGACCTTGGGCCTGTCGGCCGAGGAGTGCTACCCGGAGCGGAGCCCCGAAGCCAAGGCAAGGCTCGTCGGTGCACTGCCCCAGCCCTCGCTCTACGTGGGGGACGGCATCAATGACGTGCTGGGCCTGGCGACCGCAACGGTAGGCATTGCACCCCTGGGTGCGAGTTCGGCCGCCCGGGAAGGGGCCGGCGTGGTGTTGATGCGCCCGGGCATCGAGGGAGTGGCCTCGGCATGGTGGTTGGCCCGTCGGACCCGGCGGGTGATGCGCCAGAACCTGGTGCTCTCGGGGCTCTACAATGCCCTGGCGTTGGGGCTGGCGGCGAGCATGGCGATTCCTCCCCTGATCGCCGTGCTGGCCATGGTGGTGAGTTCGCTGAGCGTCATGGGCAACTCCGCTCGGCTGGCATGGCATGACAGCGCGGGGCCGGCAGCCGAGCCTGGCGAGGCAGGGGAACCGTTAAGGCCAGGGGGCGGCGAGTTCGCGATAGAGACCAAGCGGGTCTCCTGA